In one Suricata suricatta isolate VVHF042 chromosome 9, meerkat_22Aug2017_6uvM2_HiC, whole genome shotgun sequence genomic region, the following are encoded:
- the LARP6 gene encoding la-related protein 6 yields the protein MGPELCQQPETLDLHPLTPTPSSGATASGGENEREDGEQEWKPPDQELIRKLVDQIEFYFSDENLEKDAFLLKHVRRNKLGYVSVKLLTSFKKVKHLTRDWRTTAHALKYSMTLELNEDHRKVRRTTPVPLFPNENLPSKMLLVYDLYLSPKLWALATPQKNGRVQEKVMEHLLKLFGTFGGISSVRILKPGRELPPDIRRVSSRYSQVGTQECAIVEFEEVEAAIKAQEFMVAESQGRENMKAVLIGMKPPKKKPPKDRNQDEEPAAGSHPNKSLNKRVEELQYAGDESSANSSSDPESNPTSPMAGRRHAAAHKLSPAGHQSLFLSPNASPCSSPWSSPLAQRKGVSRKSPLAEEGRLNCSASLETFRKGTDYSSDSSVTPSGSPWVRRRRQAELGTQEKSPGASPLLSRRMQTADGLPVGVLRLPRGPDNTRGFHGGHERAKACV from the exons TGGCGCCACAGCAAGTGGGGGCGAGAACGAGCGTGAGGATGGGGAGCAGGAGTGGAAGCCCCCAGACCAGGAGTTAATCAGGAAGCTGGTGGATCAGATCGAATTCTACTTCTCTGATGAAAACCTGGAGAAGGACGCCTTCCTGCTGAAGCACGTGCGGAGGAACAAGCTGGGCTACGTGAGCGTCAAGCTGCTCACGTCCTTCAAAAAG GTGAAACACCTGACCCGGGACTGGAGAACCACGGCACATGCCTTGAAGTACTCGATGACCCTCGAGTTGAATGAGGACCACCGCAAGGTGAGGAGGACCACCCCCGTCCCACTCTTCCCCAACGAGAACCTCCCCAGCAAGATGCTCCTGGTCTACGATCTCTACCTGTCCCCCAAGCTGTGGGCCCTCGCCACGCCCCAGAAGAACGGGAGGGTGCAGGAGAAGGTAATGGAACACCTGCTCAAGCTCTTCGGGACCTTCGGGGGCATCTCGTCAGTGCGGATCCTCAAGCCCGGGCGGGAGCTGCCCCCCGACATCCGGAGGGTCAGCAGCCGGTACAGCCAGGTGGGGACCCAGGAGTGCGCCATCGTGGAGTTCGAGGAGGTGGAGGCGGCCATCAAAGCGCAGGAGTTCATGGTCGCGGAGTCTCAGGGCAGGGAGAACATGAAAGCCGTCCTGATTGGGATGAAGCCACCCAAAAAGAAACCTCCCAAAGACAGGAACCAGGACGAGGAGCCCGCTGCCGGCAGCCACCCGAACAAGTCCCTGAACAAGAGAGTCGAAGAGCTCCAGTACGCGGGCGACGAGTCCTCCGCCAACAGCTCCTCCGACCCCGAGAGCAACCCCACGTCCCCCATGGCCGGCCGGCGGCACGCGGCCGCCCACAAGCTCAGCCCTGCTGGCCACCAGAGTCTCTTTCTGAGCCCGAACGCCTCCCCGTGCTCAAGTCCCTGGAGCAGCCCCTTGGCTCAGCGCAAAGGCGTTTCCAGAAAATCCCCTCTGGCGGAGGAAGGGAGGCTGAACTGTAGCGCCAGCCTGGAGACCTTCCGCAAGGGCACGGATTATTCCTCTGACAGCAGCGTCACCCCCTCCGGCAGCCCCTGGGTTCGGAGGCGCCGCCAGGCTGAGCTGGGCACGCAGGAGAAGAGCCCCGGGGCGAGTCCCCTGCTGTCTCGGAGGATGCAGACTGCCGATGGGTTACCTGTGGGGGTGCTGAGGTTGCCCAGAGGCCCCGACAACACCAGAGGATTCCACGGTGGGCACGAGAGGGCCAAGGCCTGTGTATAA